The genome window GCTGCTTCCTGTCGTCGAGCACGAGTACTGGGGGTATTGTGTGAATGCAACCGCTCTTCCGCCTCTTCCCTTTCCAAAGCCATCCTCGAAAAGCTTGTTGTACATCTCCTCGGTCAGAGGGTCGGCGTAGCGGAAAGCTGTGTACGGCTTGTGTGGCGCTGTCTCGGGTGAGATCTCATCGAGAATCCTGCACATCTCGGCGTTCTGATACTCAGACCACTTGCGAATAGGTGAGCCGCCACCAATATCGGCGTATTGCTTCTGGATCTTGGGAGTCCGTCGCTTCGAAATCAGGGGACCGAGGTAGTTCTGGAAACGGCCAAGGGGAATCAAGTCGCCATCTGCCTGCGCATCGTTAGCTTGCGTCGCAAAATGTAGAATGACGATAGACCTACAAAGAGCCTGCTCAGAAAGTCTCCCACTTCGTCCGTCGTTGAAGGGCCACCCATGTTCATGAATACCATCGCCGTCGGTCCCTTGGATCCAGCAGAGTTTTGCGTCACAGGTGGTACGACCGTCGCCATTGATCTAAGCTGCGCAGCCGACTGCTTCGGCAGTGCCATGGTGAGAGGCGATGAGGCATTGCGCGCAGATGTCGTCGCCTTGGACAAGCTCCGCGAGAGCTGTCCTGTGGAGTACTTGAACGCCATTCGATCGTAACAATGGTTGAATGTGAATACACGACTAGGAAAGAGTGTAGTGCGAAGGAAAAATGTGGTTAATGTTCAAGTGGCTTTAGATTCTCGCACTTGTGGCAATCCGCGAACCCCGGTGATGCGTCGATGCTGGGCGACACTTTGAGGAATTCGGGCTTCGATGACGAAGGAAATCCCGATCTGGACAGCAGCCCACCGAGCACCGAGCAGGACCCCTGTGAGGCCGAGAAGATACCTCGATACTTACAGAATGCCCTGTCCTGGCCCTGAATCAACTGGTGCCTGGGTACTCCCCTAACCCGCAGTCGAATTGGCCAATTAGACACTGCGTAATCCAGAATCACGGCAATTACAGTCACGTGGTTGCGCGCTGTGACCAGGAGCTCCTGCGAGCTTGGCGCGAGCTTCCCAGCTGCGCGAAGGCCCCAGTCGCGCTGGCTGCCTGGAGCGACGCCTGGTAGCTAACCTGCAAGTGCTTGCTATATCCATCCGCTTCACAACCAGCGCAGCGAAACACATCCCATCTTCTCTTCGTACACATTTTGAGTGAACTTTCAAAGATGGCTGATCGCGGACACTTCAAAAGAgaggatgaggatgaggatgaTGCTGAGGAGGAGCTTGATGAGACCGTAAGTCCTATGCACTGTGGATCATGACTTATAACTGACCTGTCGCAGGACTTCAAGGCTCAAAAAGATGCCATTTTGCTCGCCATTGACGTGAGCTCATCAATGCTGCAGCATCCGCCCGCAACAAACTCCAAGAAGGCCGATAGGGACAGTGCCGTCGAGGCAGCTTTGAAATGCGCCTACCATCTCATGCAGCAGCGCATCATCTCTAACCCCAAAGACATGATGGGCATTCTCTTCTTCGGCACGGAAAAGTCAAAGTTCCAAGAAGAAAGCGGTCGAGCAGGCTTGGGCTACCCGCACTGCTACTTGTTCGCAGACCTCGACGTTCCCGCTGCTGAAGATGTCAAGGCACTAAAGACCTTGGTCGGCGCGGATGGAGAAGAGGCCGAAGATGAAGATGAGGTGCTAGTGCCGGCGGAGGAAGAAGTCCAGATGGCCAACGTCTTTTTCTGCGCAAACCAAATCTTCACTACCAAGGCGGCGAACTTTGGCAGCAGACGACTCTTCATCATCACAGACAATGATGACCCACACGGCAAGAACAAGGATGCCAAATCGGCTGCGGCTGTCCGTGCAAAAGACTTGTACGATCTTGGAGTTGTGATCGAGCTTTTCCCCATTACCAGAGACGAGAGGAAGTTCGACCTCGGCAAATTTTACGATGTAAGTACTGAGCCGTTCGATTGGAGTGGGCAGAAAGCTGACCGTGCAGGACATCATCTATCGAGACCTAGTTGCAGAGGCCAATCTCTCCGAAACCAGAAACTCAAAGTCCGGCGATGGCCTCAGTCTCCTCAACTCATTAATATCAAACATCAACTCCAAAGAAACGCCCAAGCGCTCCCTATTCTCTAACCTCCCCTTCGAGATCGCCCCTGGACTCAGAATCTCGGTCAAGGGATACAATATTCTTCACCGTCAGACCCCAGCAAGAACATCATACATCTGGCTAGACGGTGAGAAACCTCAGCTCGCCAACGGCGAAACGACACGGATCGCCGAGGATAGTGCCCGGACGGTTGAAAAGGTCGAGTTCAAGAAGGCTTACAAATTTGGCGGCGAATACGTGCACTTTGCACCAGAGGAGCAGAAGTCTCTCAAAGACTTCGGTTCCCCCATCATCCGCATTATCGGTTTCAAGCCGCGCTCTATGCTTCCCTTTTGGGCGAGTATCAAGAAATCAACATTCATCTTCCCATCAGAGGAGGACTATGTCGGCTCGACTCGTGTCTTCAGTGCTCTTTGGCAAAAGCTGCTAAAAGACAAGAAGATCGGCATCGCATGGGCTGTCACCCGTGTCAACGCTAGCCCAATCCTCGTTGCCATCGTCCCTTCCCATGAGAAGTCTGAAGACGATTCAGGAACGCCCTATCTACCCGCCGGTCTTTGGCTCTACCCGCTTCCTTTCGCTGACGACGTACGCGAAGGCCCCGAGCCCCCAAGTAATCACGTCGTAAGTTCCAACGAGCTTATCGACAAGATGCGCATCATCGTCCAGCAGCTACAGCTACCAAAGGCCATGTACAACCCCAAGAAATACCCCAACCCATCGCTTCAGTGGCACTACAAGATTCTCCAGGTCTTGGCTCTCGAGGAGGAGTACCCTGAAAAGGCGGAAGATCTCACAGAGCCGAAATACAAGGCCATCAGCAAGCGCGCCGGTGGATACCTGGATGACTGGGCCGAGACCCTACAGGACGAGACCAAGATAGCGTTAGCAAAGGCAGCCATCAAGCGCGAGGCGGacggcggcgacgacgaAAGACCGGCCAAGAGAGTCAAGGCCGCACCGAAGGCTGCAAAGGTTTCAGGGTCTGGTATGACGACGGCGCAGCTCAAGGAATCTGTGGCCAGTGGTGCGTTGAACAAGATGCTGGTTGCCGATCTGAAAGACATTCTTGCGGCAAGGGGACAGAGCACAGCGGGCAAGAAGAGTGAGCTAGTGGAGAGGATTGAGGAATGGGTCGAAGAAAATGCTTAATGCCACTGGGGCATGACGACTTTGCGATGAAACTGTATTATACCACTTGATGCCGAGATAAAAGGCTTATTGAAGGAAGATTTCAACTTCAAGTGCCCGTCACACAAGTATGCCATATTCGTCGCCCTTCAGGCAGGCGGAGCTATTGAtgcctcctcgtcctcgtctttCCGCTTCTCAGGTTGCCTGCGGGAAGCGCTGAGCCCACCATCCTACAAGGTGGTGGCTTGATCATTCGTCCTACGTTACGCCGTCACCCGAGAGGCAGACAGCTTCGTACAAGTGTCCAGCCATTAGCAAAGACGGACGTCACAACATATCGCCAGGTCTCAGCCAGCCAGACCTGAATCCTACAGAAGGAGTCCAGGCTTACGAGGTAACAGCCAATATACAATCTGTTCCGATCCGCGTCATGCTTGTAGTATGGCGTGATGGGCTTTGATGGCTGTGTCGTGGTAGTTGAGTTCAGCTTGTGACATGGTCTTCCGTCTGCCTTGTTGGCTTCTTCTTTGCCAGCTTGATGAGATGTGTGTCTCGACCGAGGACACAGCTTGCGTCTTTCATCAATCACTTAAAGAAAGCTCCACGGAATTTGAGCCTTTCTAGACACTGTTTTGCACAGCTTGAACTCTGATAGCAAAGAAGAAATGTCATCTCCACGAACCAGCGAGCAGACGACCATTGACGCACCTGAGGAAACCCGACACGAACCTCCACCAGGTTCAGGGAGAGCTGAGTCGAAGCTTTTA of Colletotrichum lupini chromosome 8, complete sequence contains these proteins:
- a CDS encoding ATP-dependent DNA helicase II; translation: MADRGHFKREDEDEDDAEEELDETDFKAQKDAILLAIDVSSSMLQHPPATNSKKADRDSAVEAALKCAYHLMQQRIISNPKDMMGILFFGTEKSKFQEESGRAGLGYPHCYLFADLDVPAAEDVKALKTLVGADGEEAEDEDEVLVPAEEEVQMANVFFCANQIFTTKAANFGSRRLFIITDNDDPHGKNKDAKSAAAVRAKDLYDLGVVIELFPITRDERKFDLGKFYDDIIYRDLVAEANLSETRNSKSGDGLSLLNSLISNINSKETPKRSLFSNLPFEIAPGLRISVKGYNILHRQTPARTSYIWLDGEKPQLANGETTRIAEDSARTVEKVEFKKAYKFGGEYVHFAPEEQKSLKDFGSPIIRIIGFKPRSMLPFWASIKKSTFIFPSEEDYVGSTRVFSALWQKLLKDKKIGIAWAVTRVNASPILVAIVPSHEKSEDDSGTPYLPAGLWLYPLPFADDVREGPEPPSNHVVSSNELIDKMRIIVQQLQLPKAMYNPKKYPNPSLQWHYKILQVLALEEEYPEKAEDLTEPKYKAISKRAGGYLDDWAETLQDETKIALAKAAIKREADGGDDERPAKRVKAAPKAAKVSGSGMTTAQLKESVASGALNKMLVADLKDILAARGQSTAGKKSLLKEDFNFKCPSHKYAIFVALQAGGAIDASSSSSFRFSGCLREALSPPSYKVCPAISKDGRHNISPGLSQPDLNPTEGVQAYEVTANIQSVPIRVMLVLSSACDMVFRLPCWLLLCQLDEILNSDSKEEMSSPRTSEQTTIDAPEETRHEPPPGSGRAESKLLQWPPKRLKSGLSKPSEILLSLLSFLLVAVMVTYIAILLLNNGQDIEALSQTWTFAREFSRLGPTVVPLMFTYIVGRAVRSCAHWRLQKGERIGALDSLLGSTTLTGTINTMADLRKVEILGFTLLMVWSLSPLGGQATLRVLTPRTEEISSLATLPYLDHDVGYPERFASTVLSGQQIPINALVLSSLGATDAVKRSKVDTWGNIKIPMIESFSVHLLLGSNEWIHLDQYQDEVVYSALLGIPVANIPQRHRFNFTLETSYVKLDCTDLRNLTGNASMEINSWREGCENGRCQRNFKWGGLATVPNQQGMQNSTHDKRCSDPRIAAREMLYWNWELSEYCDSTFTSCSMTTSFVDVRVSCLGWDCEATAIRPTMLALGDSRRANVTFFDDCPQEHATIWSWFFRYFATLADSGGGGVHSTTIIQSYLVDPKLGLNATAAFRLPPIFTVEKKLFSIRLGQLLNTYWWAMIGSEPLFLGHPENYDSVTVWPNQSSLWGAATNDNYVFSKAQATVYISLQVLRYNKVWMAVLIVATLVLLLTAVLDLALSLNIWVPRLLMNISTLTRGNPNFDVPAGGGALSDEARAKLLANVKVRFGDAEGVDESSDLVIGNCVEHGGRNPLSFDRQYLTGCLGGLTREMHVGLFGRDCPVRWNRSESCGRATSRRALRVQCQTLESWLQGNQMKCARQIRIFGRFQILGFATCTDTEVLPFTEEGGLQKPVLGRAQLASQGTLDGFTGANHITWTLSAFWASPFEFGLRESLTTDITYDL